GGAATAAATATTTCTGTTCCATCTCTGTCAATTTCAAAAAGTGGTTGTGCAGCTTTGTCATTTATATGAACAATCTGCCCTACCTCACCAAAGTTAGCATCAACAACAGTAAACCCAATTACTTCATGATAGTAAAATTTATCCCCAGTTAATTTAGGCAACATTGTATTAGGTAAATAAACACCACATTTTAATATAGTATCTGCTTCTTCGTCAGAATATATGTCTTCAAATTGAACACGTAATTGATTCCCCTTATGAAGTGAACTTTTATCAATAAAAAATGGAACCAAGTTACTGCCGAATTCGACGTAAACTGATTCCATTTCTGTGTACAACTCAGGTTCATCGGTATCTAATTTGATAACAACTTCCCCTTTAAAACTATATTTTGTAACGATTTTGCCTAAATAAAAACAATCTTCTTTACGCATCTTCGTATAAATTTATAATTTATTCTGCTGCTTTTGCTGCTGCTTCATCAATTGTTTCAGGAGCTGCTTCCGCTGCTTCTTCAACATCTGCAACTACCTCAGCAACCTCTTCAACAACTGGTTTAGCTGCTTCAATTCTTGCTTCGTTTACTGCTTTTTCTGCTGCTAAAGCTGCTGCTTTTGCATCAGATTGAGCTTGAGATAATCCAGCTTCTTTATCAGAAATCTTAGTAGCTTTTGCCTCTAACCAAGCTGCAAACTTTGCATCTGCTTGTTCTTGAGTTAAAGCTCCTTTTCTAATACCTCCAACTAAATGATTCTTTAACATTGCACCTTTGTAAGATAAAATGTTTTTTGCAGTATCAGTTGGTTGAGCACCATTTTGTAACCATTCTACAGCTTTATCAATATCTAAATCGATAATTGCAGGGTTAACGTTTGGATTGTAAGTACCTATTTTTTCTAAGTATTTACCATCTCTTTTTGCACGTGCATCAGCGGCAACAACCCAATAAAATGGTTTACCTTTTTTACCGTGTCTTTGTAATCTAATCTTTACTGGCATAATTTGTTAATTTGTTAAGGTTCTCGACCTTTATTATTAAAAATCTTACTATCTCGTAGTAAGTGGGCGCAAAAATACAAAACCTTTTTAAACTAAAACCCTAATTATCAATATTTTTTATGGCGTTCGAGCGGGCTTTCACTACTCGCTTTTTGCTAAAAAGCAAAAGAGCTCAAACAAACCGCTCAATCCCTAACGCGCTTAATCATAACTAATAAGAAATCGTTAATAACTTCATCTTAAAAATCCATCAAAAAAAACTATTTTTACACGTTCATTTAAACTACCTAATACACCCGTAAAAAAGCCATTTATGTACTTAATTTTTGATACAGAAACTACAGGTTTACCTAAAAGTTGGAATGCTCCAATTACAGATACAGACAATTGGCCTAGGTGTATTCAAATTGCATGGCAATTGCATGACGAAATGGGAAACGTTGTAGAACACGACGATTTTCTAATAAGACCAGACAACTTTAATATTCCTTACGATGCAGAAAGAATTCACGGAATTTCTACTGAATTAGCAGCAGAACAAGGTATTTCTTTAGATGAATGTTTAACTAAGTTTAATGAAGTTTTAGGTAAAACGAAGTTTATTGTTGGTCAGAATTTACAGTTCGACCTTAATATTATGGGATGTGAATTCCATAGATTAGGTGTAGAAAATAAAATGCTTTCGCTACCTGTTTTAGATACATGTACAGAAAAAACGGCATTAATGTGTCAGATTCCTGGTGGTCGAGGAGGAAAATTTAAACTACCAACTTTAACAGAATTACACAATCATTTATTTGCCGTTGGTTTTGGGGATGCCCATAATGCAACTGCCGATGTTGAGGCAACAACTCGTTGTTTTTTAGAGTTAATTCGTTTAAGAGAATTTACCAAAGAACAATTAGATGTTGATGCGGATTATTTCAAAAATTTCTCTGAAGCAAATCCGAAACCGATTCAAGTAATTGGTTTAAAACACATCAACCTTAAGCAAGAAAGCGATAGAATTCGCCAACGTTTAGAAAAATTAAAAGGTAACGCAACTACAAAATCTACTGCTGTTGGTTTAGATGAACTAAAAGACGTACAATTTTCTCACTTGCACAATCACACACAATATTCTGTTTTACAATCTACCATGCAACTTGGTAATATTGTAAAAGCTGCAGCAAAATATAATATGCCTGCAGTTGCTATGACAGATACTGCAAATATGATGGGATCTTTTCACTTTGTGAATGCGGTTTTAAATCATAATAAAAGTGCAGAAACTCCAATGAAACCAATTATTGGTTGTGAGTTTAATATTTGTGAAGATCATAAAAACAAATCGCAAAAAGACAATGGTTATCAAGTTGTTTTATTAGCAAAAAATAAAAATGGATATCACAATTTAGCAAAAATGTCTTCGGCAGCTTTTGTGGATGGTTTTTACTACGTTCCTAGAATTGATAGAGAACTTGTAGAAAGATACAAAGAAGATATTATTGTTTTAACAGGTAACTTATACGGAGAGGTGCCTAGTAAAATTTTGAATCTTGGAGAAAAACAGGCAGAAGATGCTTTAATCTGGTGGAAAGAACAATTTAAAGATGACCTTTATATTGAGTTGATGCGTCATGATCAACAAGATGAAAAAATTGTTAATGAAACTTTATTAAAGTTTTCTAAAAAGCATGATGTTAAAATCGTAGCTACAAACAACACTTTTTATTTAGATAGAAAAGATGCAAATGCACATGATATTTTATTATGTGTAAAAGACGGAGAAAAACAAGCTACACCTATTGGTAAAGGTCGTGGTTATAGATATGGTTTGCCAAACGATGAGTATTATTTCAAATCTTCGGATGAAATGAAAACACTCTTCTTAGACATTCCAGAAGCAATTACCAACATTCAAGAAATTGTAGATAAGGTTGAAATTTTTACGCTTGCAAGAAACGTTTTATTACCCGCTTTTGATATTCCTGAGGAATTTAAAGATGTAAGAGACGAAGAAAATGAAGGAAAACGTGGAGAAAATAATTTCTTAAAACACTTAACTTTTGTTGGTGCAAAAAAACGTTATGGAGAAATTACAGAATCAATTAAAGAGCGTTTAGACTTTGAATTATCTGTTATTGAAAAAACTGGATATCCTGGTTATTTCTTAATTGTAGAAGATTTTATTCGCGAAGCAAGAAAAATGGATGTTGCTGTTGGTCCTGGTCGTGGTTCTGCTGCAGGTTCTGTAGTTGCCTTTTGTCTTTGGATTACAAATATTGATCCTATTAAATACGATTTACTTTTTGAGCGTTTCTTAAATCCAGAACGTGTTTCCATGCCCGATATCGATATTGATTTTGATGATGAAGGTCGTGGTCGTGTAATGGATTATGTAATTAATAAATATGGTGCAAATCAAGTTGCACAAATTATCACATACGGAACAATGGCTGCTAAATCTTCTATTAGAGATACCGCCAGAGTTTTAGATTTACCGCTGTTTGAAGCCGATAGAATTGCGAAGTTAATTCCTGGAATTAAATTAAAAAACATCTTCGGTGATGATGCAAAGAGTAAAGGTAAAGTTGATGCTTTACGTGCAGAAGAAAAACAATTAGTTGAAGAACTAAAACAAATGTCTTACGGAAATGATTTAGTTTCCGAAACTATAAATAAGGCAACAATTTTAGAAGGTTCTGTTAGAAATACTGGTATTCATGCCTGTGGTGTAATTATTACACCTGGAGATATTACCAATTATGTACCCGTTGCTTTGGCAAAAGATTCTGACATGTACGTTACCCAATTTGATAACTCTGTTGTAGAAGATGCAGGTTTATTAAAAATGGATTTCTTGGGATTAAAAACGCTGACTTTAATTAAAGACACCGTTAAAATTGTAAAAGCAAGACATAATGTTATTTTAGATCCAGAGACGTTTCCTTTAGATGATGTAAAAACATATGAACTTTTCCAGAAAGGAGAAACTGTAGGTATTTTTCAATATGAATCTCCAGGAATGCAAAAACACATGAGGTCTCTAAAACCAACTGTTTTCGCCGATTTAATTGCAATGAATGCCTTGTACAGACCTGGTCCGATGGAATATATTCCGTCTTTTATTAATAGAAAACACGGAACAGAAGATATTGAGTACGATTTACCTGCCATGGAAGAATATTTGGCAGAAACATACGGAATTACAGTTTACCAAGAGCAAGTAATGCTTTTATCACAAAAACTAGCAGATTTCACTAAAGGTGAAGCCGATGTTTTACGTAAAGCAATGGGTAAAAAGCAAATTGCGGTGCTGGATAAAATGAAACCAAAATTTGTAGAACAAGCTGCTGCAAAAGGTCATGATCCAGAAAAATTAGAAAAAATATGGAAAGATTGGGAAGCCTTCGCCAGTTATGCCTTTAACAAATCTCACTCTACTTGTTATGCTTGGATTGCATATCAAACCGCATATTTAAAAGCACATTATCCTGCAGAATATATGGCTTCTGTACTTTCTAATAATATGAAAGATATTAAAGCTGTTTCCTTCTTTATGGAAGAATGTAAACGAATGGAATTACCCGTTTTTGGTCCAGATTTAAATGAATCTTACTTAAAGTTTTCTGTAAATCAAGAAGGAGCTGTTCGTTTTGGAATGGCTGCAGTAAAAGGTGTTGGTGCTGGAGCAGTAAGAGCAATTATTGAAGAAAGAGAAGAAAACGGAAACTATTCTTCTATTTTCGATTTAGCAAAACGTGTAAATTTACGATCTGCTAATAAAAAATCTTTTGATAGTTTAATAAAAGCTGGTGCTTTTGATTCTTTTACTGATACACATAGAGCTCAATATTTTGAAACAGATGAAAAAGGATTGACCTTTTTAGAACGCGCCATGAAATTTGGAAGTAAGTTTCAAGAAAACGAAAATTCTGCTCAAGTTTCTATGTTTGGTGAAGCTTCTACAGTTCAATTTCCAGAACCAGATATTCCTGAATGTGAAACTTGGGGAACAATGGAGCTTTTATCACAAGAAAAAGAAGTAATTGGAATTTATATTTCGGCGCATCCTTTAGATGATTTTAAAAACGAAATGATTTTCTGTAATGCATCTTTAAGACATTTTAAGGACGACCTTAGTAAATATGAAGGCGTAAACTTAACGTTTGCAGCAATTATTACAGATGTTCAACATCGCGTTTCTAAAGCTGGTAAAGGTTGGGCAATGTTTACAATGGAAGATTATGGAGACAGTAATGAATTCAGAATTTTCGGTGAAGATTATTTAAGAATGAAACACTTTTTAACGCCGAATTCTTTCTTATTTGTTCGATGTACAATTCAACCAGGTTGGACAAACAAAGAAGGTGTTAAAGGTGAACCTCGTTTAAAGTTTACAGATTTTAAATTGTTGCACGATATAATGGATGAATTGTGTAAAAAAGTAACCATAAAAATTCCTTTACAAGATATTAAAGAGGATAGCATTTTAAATTTAGAAACGATTCTTAAAAATAGCCCAGGTAAACAGAATTTACACTTTACTATTTGGGATGCCAAAGAAAAAATAGAGGTGAGTTTACCTAGTAGAAATACCAAAGTTCACATTTCTAATGAATTATTAGCAACGTTAAAGAGTCAGGATATTGATTTTAAGTTGAATTAATTCATAATAGTAGAATAAATCAAAATAAGCAGTTTAAAAAAAGAATAATGCTTACTTTTGTTTAATCTTTTAAAAAATAAATGAAACAAAACGAAAACGGTACTTGGGTAAGTTGGAACGAAAACCTTACATACAAATACAAATCACTATACAAAGTTACCTCTGAAGAGGAATTACAAGAAGTTGTTAAAAAATCAGAAAAAATACGTGTTTTTGGGAGTAAACAATCATCTGCAGATATTGCATCTGGAGTTGAAACTTTAATTGACATTACTTCGTATAATAAAATTTTAACTGTTGATGATTCAGCTTGTACAATTACTGTGCAATCTGGTTTAATTTTAGGTGATTTACTCGAAGAAATAGAAGCAAAAGGTTGGTGTATTCCTTGTTTACCAGACATCAACACAGTTACAATTGGTGGCGCATTAGCAACAGGAACACATGGTACAAGTGGAAAACTATTATCTGAATACATAACCAAATGTAGCATTGTTCTTGCTGATGGTTCTGTAAAAATAATAACTGATAAAGATGAATTAATTTATGCAGTCAGAGTTTCATTAGGTGTTTTAGGTGTGTTATCTGAAATTACTTTTCAATGTGAACCAATATATACGTTACATGTAAAAGAAGGTCCTGAAGACGATAAAGTTTGGTTACCTAAAATTAATGAGCGACTTAAAAAACATGATTTCTTAAGAATTTTATGGCTTCCTCATACTAATAAAGGGTATGTAATTACAGGTGATAAAATTGACCCAAATACAGAAATTAAAGAAGATTTAGGTCCTGCTTTCTTAAAACATAGAAGAACAGCTTCTAAAATATTATATAAATACACACATATTTTTCCTTGGTTTACAGCGATTGCAAATAAACTTTTATACATAGGTTTTTTTAGCTCTAAAAAAGAACACAAAGGTTCTTTATACCAAGCAACCGTTACTAAATCTAGAGGTTCTACCTTAGAATTGGCAGAATGGACCATTGGTTTAGATAAATTTCCAACTGTCTTTGAAGAATTGAAAACAGAGATAAATAAATGGAATAATAAATCGTTTATTCATATTCCTATGGATATTCGTTTTGTATACAAAGACACTTCTTGGTTAAGCTATGCTTACAAAAAAGATACTGTTACAATGGGATGCGTTTCTAGAAATGCAGCTACTGCAGATACGTATGAAGCTTTTAAAACTATTGAGAAAATATTTTTAAAACACGGAGGAAAACCTCATTGGGCTAAACGTTTTGCAGCTAAAAACACAGAACTGTCCAAAATATATGAAAAGTGGGAAGATTTTAAAATTTTAAGGAGAAAATTAGATCCAACTAATAAATTTTTAAACCCATATTTAACAGAATTATTCAACGAAAAAACAAACAATTAATGTTATTACCTAAAGGATTTTTATTTGATTTTGATGGAGTTGTAGTCGATAGTAAAGAAAGCCATAATTCGGCTTGGTCTTCTGCTTTTAAAGAATTGTTTGATACTGAAATTGCGCCTTTTCCTAAAAGTCTTTCAGGAAAATCTCCTATGTTAATTTCAGAATATTTTTGCAGTTTGATTGGCAAAAAAAATCAAACTGAAGATTTATATTTTTTAAAAGACCAGCATTTAGATTCTCATTTTAAAGTTCCTATATTATTACCTGGAATTCATGAAATTACGAACTTTTTATCCGAAGAAAAAATACCTTATGGAATTGCAAGTAACGCTACAAAACAGTTTTTAAAAAATAGTATTCATCATTTAAATTTAAACTTTTCTATTGTTTTTGGATTACAAGATTATGTAAAACCAAAACCTGCACCAGAAGCTTATATTTCTTTAGCAAATGCTTTAAATTTTAAAGAAGAAGATTTTGATAATATTTGGGTTTTTGAAGATAGTTTAACAGGGACAAATGCAGCAAGATTAGCTGGCATGATGCCTATAGGAATTACAACTAATTACTCTACAGAAGAGCTAAAAGAAGTAGGAAGCGTACTTACCTTTCCTACTGTTTTAGAAGCTTATCAAT
The window above is part of the Polaribacter sp. SA4-12 genome. Proteins encoded here:
- the rimM gene encoding ribosome maturation factor RimM (Essential for efficient processing of 16S rRNA) — its product is MRKEDCFYLGKIVTKYSFKGEVVIKLDTDEPELYTEMESVYVEFGSNLVPFFIDKSSLHKGNQLRVQFEDIYSDEEADTILKCGVYLPNTMLPKLTGDKFYYHEVIGFTVVDANFGEVGQIVHINDKAAQPLFEIDRDGTEIFIPMVDDFIKKVDRENKIIQVETPDGLIALYI
- a CDS encoding 30S ribosomal protein S16, whose amino-acid sequence is MPVKIRLQRHGKKGKPFYWVVAADARAKRDGKYLEKIGTYNPNVNPAIIDLDIDKAVEWLQNGAQPTDTAKNILSYKGAMLKNHLVGGIRKGALTQEQADAKFAAWLEAKATKISDKEAGLSQAQSDAKAAALAAEKAVNEARIEAAKPVVEEVAEVVADVEEAAEAAPETIDEAAAKAAE
- the dnaE gene encoding DNA polymerase III subunit alpha, whose protein sequence is MYLIFDTETTGLPKSWNAPITDTDNWPRCIQIAWQLHDEMGNVVEHDDFLIRPDNFNIPYDAERIHGISTELAAEQGISLDECLTKFNEVLGKTKFIVGQNLQFDLNIMGCEFHRLGVENKMLSLPVLDTCTEKTALMCQIPGGRGGKFKLPTLTELHNHLFAVGFGDAHNATADVEATTRCFLELIRLREFTKEQLDVDADYFKNFSEANPKPIQVIGLKHINLKQESDRIRQRLEKLKGNATTKSTAVGLDELKDVQFSHLHNHTQYSVLQSTMQLGNIVKAAAKYNMPAVAMTDTANMMGSFHFVNAVLNHNKSAETPMKPIIGCEFNICEDHKNKSQKDNGYQVVLLAKNKNGYHNLAKMSSAAFVDGFYYVPRIDRELVERYKEDIIVLTGNLYGEVPSKILNLGEKQAEDALIWWKEQFKDDLYIELMRHDQQDEKIVNETLLKFSKKHDVKIVATNNTFYLDRKDANAHDILLCVKDGEKQATPIGKGRGYRYGLPNDEYYFKSSDEMKTLFLDIPEAITNIQEIVDKVEIFTLARNVLLPAFDIPEEFKDVRDEENEGKRGENNFLKHLTFVGAKKRYGEITESIKERLDFELSVIEKTGYPGYFLIVEDFIREARKMDVAVGPGRGSAAGSVVAFCLWITNIDPIKYDLLFERFLNPERVSMPDIDIDFDDEGRGRVMDYVINKYGANQVAQIITYGTMAAKSSIRDTARVLDLPLFEADRIAKLIPGIKLKNIFGDDAKSKGKVDALRAEEKQLVEELKQMSYGNDLVSETINKATILEGSVRNTGIHACGVIITPGDITNYVPVALAKDSDMYVTQFDNSVVEDAGLLKMDFLGLKTLTLIKDTVKIVKARHNVILDPETFPLDDVKTYELFQKGETVGIFQYESPGMQKHMRSLKPTVFADLIAMNALYRPGPMEYIPSFINRKHGTEDIEYDLPAMEEYLAETYGITVYQEQVMLLSQKLADFTKGEADVLRKAMGKKQIAVLDKMKPKFVEQAAAKGHDPEKLEKIWKDWEAFASYAFNKSHSTCYAWIAYQTAYLKAHYPAEYMASVLSNNMKDIKAVSFFMEECKRMELPVFGPDLNESYLKFSVNQEGAVRFGMAAVKGVGAGAVRAIIEEREENGNYSSIFDLAKRVNLRSANKKSFDSLIKAGAFDSFTDTHRAQYFETDEKGLTFLERAMKFGSKFQENENSAQVSMFGEASTVQFPEPDIPECETWGTMELLSQEKEVIGIYISAHPLDDFKNEMIFCNASLRHFKDDLSKYEGVNLTFAAIITDVQHRVSKAGKGWAMFTMEDYGDSNEFRIFGEDYLRMKHFLTPNSFLFVRCTIQPGWTNKEGVKGEPRLKFTDFKLLHDIMDELCKKVTIKIPLQDIKEDSILNLETILKNSPGKQNLHFTIWDAKEKIEVSLPSRNTKVHISNELLATLKSQDIDFKLN
- a CDS encoding HAD family hydrolase, with translation MLLPKGFLFDFDGVVVDSKESHNSAWSSAFKELFDTEIAPFPKSLSGKSPMLISEYFCSLIGKKNQTEDLYFLKDQHLDSHFKVPILLPGIHEITNFLSEEKIPYGIASNATKQFLKNSIHHLNLNFSIVFGLQDYVKPKPAPEAYISLANALNFKEEDFDNIWVFEDSLTGTNAARLAGMMPIGITTNYSTEELKEVGSVLTFPTVLEAYQYLKTYKN
- a CDS encoding D-arabinono-1,4-lactone oxidase: MKQNENGTWVSWNENLTYKYKSLYKVTSEEELQEVVKKSEKIRVFGSKQSSADIASGVETLIDITSYNKILTVDDSACTITVQSGLILGDLLEEIEAKGWCIPCLPDINTVTIGGALATGTHGTSGKLLSEYITKCSIVLADGSVKIITDKDELIYAVRVSLGVLGVLSEITFQCEPIYTLHVKEGPEDDKVWLPKINERLKKHDFLRILWLPHTNKGYVITGDKIDPNTEIKEDLGPAFLKHRRTASKILYKYTHIFPWFTAIANKLLYIGFFSSKKEHKGSLYQATVTKSRGSTLELAEWTIGLDKFPTVFEELKTEINKWNNKSFIHIPMDIRFVYKDTSWLSYAYKKDTVTMGCVSRNAATADTYEAFKTIEKIFLKHGGKPHWAKRFAAKNTELSKIYEKWEDFKILRRKLDPTNKFLNPYLTELFNEKTNN